Proteins found in one Mucilaginibacter gracilis genomic segment:
- a CDS encoding BamA/TamA family outer membrane protein produces the protein MNFYNLPQQFSPALQKPVVLKLLLLFFTFVPLFTYSQVGAPIDSLKADSLLIKTTKHNKVKENLNKQYDFGDLTRNILHPKKQADTLHKGSGITIVPNIAANPTIGEQLGIKAVAGKRLGGDPNTLLSVAATSASITTKGIIYFYINHNIFTPGNTWNFQGNIVVSKTVTPDYGLGINKQVSGGSATDNILADPKRQVYSVHSYYFNFREKAYKRIDKNLFVGAGMSFEVRRDITNKDTVNNATPSSVYNNRHGFPQDHYSANGFLFNIEYTTRDNPNRAYKGIYFDAGVRINQTWVGSTKNSVQVTTDFRKYFSLSDVLPETVLAFWNWGSYLVDGDIPYLELPGTARDGAFKSGRGYTAQYFKGTQFNDTEAEFRFPILANKFISGVAFASMQSANDEQGTKLFQVFQPGYGAGLRVLFNKATRTNLALDYAFGKFGNQGFFLNLNESF, from the coding sequence TTGAACTTTTATAATTTACCTCAGCAGTTTAGCCCGGCCCTGCAAAAGCCTGTTGTTTTAAAATTGCTTTTGCTATTTTTTACTTTCGTCCCGCTTTTTACCTATAGCCAGGTTGGCGCACCAATTGATTCGCTCAAAGCGGATTCGCTGCTGATTAAAACCACAAAACATAACAAGGTTAAAGAGAACCTGAATAAGCAGTATGATTTTGGCGATTTAACCCGTAATATTTTACACCCTAAAAAACAGGCCGATACACTGCATAAAGGATCGGGCATTACCATAGTGCCAAACATTGCCGCCAACCCAACCATTGGCGAACAATTGGGCATTAAAGCCGTTGCCGGGAAACGCCTGGGCGGCGACCCTAATACGCTGCTCTCGGTTGCCGCCACATCAGCTTCTATCACTACTAAGGGCATTATTTATTTTTACATCAATCATAACATATTTACACCCGGTAATACCTGGAATTTTCAGGGTAATATTGTGGTTTCGAAAACTGTAACGCCCGATTACGGCCTGGGCATCAATAAGCAAGTGAGCGGCGGCAGCGCCACAGACAACATACTGGCCGACCCTAAGCGACAGGTATATTCGGTACACTCGTACTACTTTAACTTTAGGGAAAAGGCTTATAAAAGGATAGATAAGAATTTGTTTGTAGGTGCAGGCATGTCGTTTGAAGTACGGCGCGATATTACTAATAAAGACACCGTTAATAATGCAACGCCATCCAGCGTGTATAATAACAGGCACGGTTTCCCGCAGGACCATTACTCGGCCAATGGCTTTTTGTTCAATATAGAATACACCACGCGCGATAACCCAAACCGCGCTTACAAAGGAATTTATTTTGACGCAGGCGTAAGGATTAATCAAACCTGGGTAGGAAGTACAAAAAATTCGGTTCAGGTTACTACCGACTTTAGAAAATATTTTAGCCTATCGGATGTTTTACCCGAAACCGTACTGGCGTTTTGGAACTGGGGATCGTACCTGGTTGACGGCGATATACCTTACCTTGAACTGCCCGGCACAGCACGCGATGGTGCCTTTAAAAGCGGCCGGGGCTATACAGCACAATATTTTAAAGGCACACAATTTAACGATACCGAAGCCGAATTTAGGTTCCCTATATTAGCCAACAAGTTTATTAGCGGCGTTGCCTTTGCAAGCATGCAAAGTGCTAACGACGAGCAGGGAACCAAGTTATTCCAGGTATTTCAACCGGGTTACGGTGCCGGTTTGCGCGTATTGTTTAATAAAGCAACCCGCACAAACCTTGCACTCGATTATGCCTTTGGCAAATTTGGCAACCAGGGCTTCTTTTTAAATTTAAACGAAAGCTTTTAA
- a CDS encoding sigma-54-dependent transcriptional regulator, which produces MINSDMNEYNIFIVEDDPWYGEILEYHLSLNPDYRLTRFTTAKECLDKMYLQPDLITVDFSLPDMAGDKLYQKIREVNSQVPVIVISSQDKIAVAVDLLKNGVSDYLVKDSATKDLLWNSIIRIKENQNLKKEVEVLKEELGQKFSFEKTIIGQSGTLKKVFAMMDKASKTNINISITGETGTGKEVVAKAVHYNSDRKKKPFVPVNMAAIPRELIESELFGHEKGAFTGAVARKSGCFENANGGTIFLDEIAELDLSLQSKLLRVLQEREVVRVGGNEKVKLDVRVIVATHKHLADEIKRGNFREDLYYRIMGLPIELPPLRDRGNDVLILARHFADDFAKQNKLGSITISKEAKTKLLRYQFPGNVRELKAIIELAVVMCNDNEITANEININVVKRDDGIVMEDKTLREYTCEIVKYYLKKNNDDVLLTARILDIGKSTIYKMIQAGELA; this is translated from the coding sequence GTGATTAATTCTGACATGAACGAGTACAATATATTTATAGTAGAAGACGACCCCTGGTATGGCGAAATACTTGAATACCATTTAAGCCTTAATCCGGATTATAGGCTAACCCGTTTTACCACCGCCAAAGAGTGCCTTGATAAAATGTATCTGCAGCCCGATTTGATAACGGTTGATTTTTCGTTACCGGATATGGCGGGCGATAAGTTGTACCAAAAAATACGCGAAGTCAATTCGCAGGTGCCGGTAATTGTTATCAGTTCGCAAGATAAAATTGCTGTTGCGGTTGATTTGCTTAAAAACGGCGTGAGCGATTACCTTGTGAAAGATAGCGCAACCAAAGATTTGCTGTGGAACAGTATTATCAGAATAAAAGAGAACCAAAATTTAAAAAAGGAAGTTGAGGTTTTAAAGGAAGAACTGGGGCAAAAGTTTTCTTTCGAAAAAACGATAATCGGGCAAAGCGGAACCTTAAAAAAGGTTTTTGCCATGATGGATAAGGCATCTAAAACCAACATCAATATATCAATAACCGGCGAAACCGGTACAGGTAAAGAAGTTGTTGCCAAAGCCGTGCATTACAACAGCGACAGGAAGAAAAAGCCATTTGTGCCCGTAAACATGGCCGCAATACCCCGCGAACTAATAGAAAGCGAACTATTTGGGCACGAAAAAGGAGCTTTTACGGGAGCAGTGGCCCGCAAATCGGGCTGTTTTGAAAACGCTAACGGCGGCACTATTTTTTTGGATGAAATTGCCGAACTGGATTTAAGCTTGCAAAGTAAGCTACTGCGGGTATTGCAGGAGCGGGAAGTGGTACGCGTGGGCGGTAACGAAAAAGTTAAGCTTGATGTACGCGTTATTGTAGCCACCCACAAGCATTTGGCCGATGAGATAAAAAGGGGGAATTTTAGAGAAGACCTTTATTACCGCATTATGGGCCTGCCTATTGAGTTGCCGCCTTTGCGCGATAGGGGTAACGATGTATTAATTTTGGCACGGCACTTTGCCGACGATTTTGCCAAACAAAATAAGCTGGGCTCAATAACCATATCAAAGGAGGCTAAAACCAAGCTTTTACGCTACCAGTTTCCGGGGAATGTGCGCGAACTCAAAGCAATAATTGAACTGGCGGTAGTGATGTGTAATGATAACGAGATTACAGCAAACGAGATCAACATCAACGTAGTTAAGCGTGATGACGGAATTGTGATGGAAGACAAAACTTTAAGGGAATACACCTGCGAAATTGTTAAATATTACCTGAAAAAGAACAACGACGATGTTTTGCTTACTGCCAGGATATTAGATATTGGTAAAAGCACTATTTATAAAATGATACAAGCCGGCGAACTTGCTTGA
- a CDS encoding ATP-binding protein, producing MIRHGLLLEDEQFNRLFPFYILIGDGLIVIACGSTVKKLCPDLFNESFLDYVAIANPRHKVTDFNSLKAICNQLVVLTIRQTTIRGQFEFLKADNTILFVGSPWVDSVEKMSNFSLTAGDFAHHDQTIAYLQLLENKAQHNAEAFTGFMMNVTERKEIEDKLRTNEEKYRNIIANMNLGLLEVDNYEIITYANYSFCKMSGYSLDELMGKKASSLLATREEDTDLLKDKNNLRQRGVADAYEISVTDKKGNLKWWLISGAPRYNDNNQLVGSLGIHLDITKQKKLEGELIRAKIQAEQLGKTKENFLANMSHEIRTPMNAIMGMSSQLSKTDLTSQQKFYLDIIHSASDNLLVIINDILDLSKIEAGKLTFESIGFELKEVASRAIQVIIHKAEEKGIKIDDFYFDPNISPVLIGDPYRLNQVFLNLISNAIKFTDEGSVTLSFTLLNDSEASQLIKVEIADTGIGMDQNFVDHLFDKFSQEYESVSRTYGGTGLGMSICKQLIELMGGTISATSQKGQGTTIAFMVTFKKGNFTDLPKTEAFNLSKTFLTGKKVLVVDDNEMNRLVALICLQNYGAEVIEAANGEQAIEALKWQNVEVVLMDIQMPGINGFDTTKIIRDTGNNIPIIGLTANAIKGESEKCINAGMNDYIAKPFKEADLLRKIAKWLRANLANTAKPENEADELPSAGPLYDLSALKAISRGNDTFIYKMVSIFSEQAPQMVQEMFDAYRDNNLKLLGAVAHKIKPSLDNLNITSLAEIIRTIERADKEVLPNPNMPAMLKKVSDTVAKVIAMMNLEYPSH from the coding sequence ATGATTAGACATGGGTTATTGCTTGAAGATGAACAGTTTAATCGCCTGTTTCCGTTTTATATACTTATTGGTGACGGCTTAATTGTTATAGCGTGTGGCAGTACAGTAAAAAAACTATGTCCGGATTTGTTTAATGAATCTTTTCTGGATTATGTGGCTATTGCTAACCCCCGGCATAAAGTAACCGATTTTAACTCCTTAAAAGCTATATGTAACCAGTTGGTTGTGTTAACCATACGGCAAACAACAATTAGGGGCCAGTTTGAGTTTTTAAAAGCCGATAATACTATTTTGTTTGTGGGCTCGCCCTGGGTTGATTCGGTTGAAAAGATGAGCAACTTTAGCCTCACAGCCGGCGATTTTGCTCATCACGATCAAACCATAGCGTACTTGCAACTATTAGAAAATAAGGCACAGCATAACGCAGAAGCGTTTACTGGCTTTATGATGAATGTAACCGAAAGAAAGGAAATTGAAGATAAGCTGCGCACTAACGAAGAAAAGTACCGCAATATTATTGCTAACATGAACCTTGGTTTATTGGAGGTTGATAATTACGAAATTATAACATACGCCAACTATAGCTTTTGCAAAATGAGCGGTTACAGCTTAGATGAATTAATGGGTAAAAAAGCCAGCAGCCTATTAGCAACCAGGGAAGAAGATACCGATTTATTGAAGGATAAAAACAATTTAAGGCAAAGGGGCGTGGCCGATGCCTACGAGATATCTGTAACAGACAAAAAAGGAAACTTAAAATGGTGGCTAATAAGCGGTGCGCCGCGTTATAATGATAACAACCAATTAGTTGGTTCGTTGGGTATTCACCTGGATATTACCAAGCAAAAAAAGCTGGAAGGCGAGTTGATAAGGGCAAAGATACAAGCCGAGCAATTGGGTAAAACAAAGGAGAATTTTTTAGCCAATATGAGTCACGAAATTCGTACACCTATGAATGCCATCATGGGCATGAGCAGCCAGTTGTCAAAAACCGACCTAACCAGTCAGCAAAAATTTTATCTTGATATTATTCATTCCGCGTCAGACAATTTATTGGTTATTATAAATGATATTCTCGATCTGTCTAAAATCGAAGCCGGTAAACTCACGTTCGAAAGCATTGGTTTTGAGCTGAAAGAAGTTGCAAGCCGTGCTATACAGGTTATTATTCATAAGGCCGAAGAAAAGGGTATTAAGATAGACGACTTTTATTTCGACCCCAATATATCGCCCGTTTTAATTGGCGACCCTTACCGGTTAAACCAGGTGTTTTTAAATTTGATAAGCAACGCTATTAAATTTACCGACGAAGGTTCGGTTACCCTAAGTTTTACCTTATTAAACGACAGCGAAGCCAGCCAACTGATAAAAGTAGAGATTGCCGACACGGGTATTGGTATGGACCAGAACTTTGTTGACCACCTGTTTGATAAATTTAGTCAGGAATATGAATCTGTAAGCCGCACTTATGGCGGTACCGGCCTGGGTATGAGTATTTGTAAACAGTTGATTGAGTTAATGGGCGGTACAATATCCGCAACCAGCCAAAAAGGCCAAGGCACAACTATAGCCTTTATGGTAACCTTTAAAAAGGGCAATTTTACCGACCTGCCTAAAACCGAAGCTTTTAATTTAAGTAAAACGTTTTTAACAGGCAAAAAGGTTTTGGTTGTTGATGATAACGAAATGAACCGCCTTGTAGCCCTTATTTGCCTGCAAAATTATGGTGCCGAAGTAATTGAGGCAGCAAACGGAGAGCAGGCTATTGAAGCTTTAAAATGGCAAAATGTTGAAGTTGTGCTTATGGATATCCAAATGCCGGGCATTAACGGGTTCGACACCACCAAAATCATCCGGGACACCGGCAATAATATACCCATAATTGGCCTTACCGCCAATGCTATTAAAGGCGAAAGCGAAAAATGCATTAATGCCGGTATGAATGATTATATAGCCAAGCCCTTTAAAGAGGCCGACTTGCTAAGAAAGATTGCTAAATGGTTACGTGCCAATTTAGCTAATACAGCCAAGCCCGAAAACGAAGCGGATGAGTTACCGAGCGCGGGACCTTTGTATGATTTATCGGCACTTAAAGCCATTAGCCGTGGTAATGATACTTTTATTTACAAAATGGTTAGCATATTTAGCGAACAAGCCCCACAAATGGTGCAAGAGATGTTTGATGCTTATCGCGATAACAACTTAAAACTTTTAGGTGCCGTTGCCCACAAAATAAAGCCCAGTTTAGATAACTTAAATATCACCTCGCTGGCCGAAATAATTAGAACTATTGAAAGAGCCGATAAAGAAGTGCTGCCAAACCCCAATATGCCTGCCATGCTAAAAAAAGTAAGCGACACGGTTGCGAAGGTGATAGCTATGATGAACTTAGAATATCCGTCTCATTAA
- a CDS encoding FIST signal transduction protein, which yields MKIKQQLYKDGQFTTNQASDNLTGEGATLVLAFGEKYVLVNDDVYGVLKKDNPQADIVLCSTAGEIYDESVFDHTVSVVIIEFEKTRVKTISVDIKQMPSSFDAGQVLFDELNNVGLAYIMVISDGGLVNGSELVRGIESLNINNIPITGGLAGDADKFNYTVVGCNAIPETGKIVAIGFYGDDLQIGHGSFGGWDIFGPEKKVTRSVENRLYEIDNKSALELYKQYLGKYAEELPGSALLFPLYVRPEGGINSVVRTILSIDNDEQSMVFAGDIPQGSYIRFMKANFDKLIDAASHAAGNTLTQFPEHNEAKPKLALLISCVGRKLILGKRIEEEIEAIRETFGKSTLLTGFYSYGEISPLNSRAKCELHNQTMTITTFNED from the coding sequence ATGAAAATTAAGCAACAACTTTATAAAGATGGCCAATTTACCACAAACCAGGCGAGCGATAACCTTACCGGAGAGGGCGCAACGCTGGTATTGGCCTTTGGAGAAAAATATGTGTTGGTTAATGATGATGTATATGGTGTACTTAAAAAAGACAACCCACAGGCCGATATTGTATTATGTTCAACCGCGGGCGAAATTTATGACGAATCGGTATTTGATCATACGGTATCGGTAGTGATAATAGAGTTTGAAAAAACCAGGGTAAAAACCATAAGCGTTGATATTAAACAAATGCCTTCGAGCTTTGATGCCGGCCAGGTTTTGTTTGATGAATTAAATAATGTTGGCCTCGCCTATATCATGGTAATTTCAGACGGGGGGTTGGTAAACGGGAGCGAACTGGTTAGAGGCATCGAAAGTTTAAATATTAACAACATCCCCATAACGGGTGGCCTTGCAGGCGATGCCGATAAGTTTAATTATACCGTTGTAGGTTGTAACGCAATACCCGAAACAGGAAAAATTGTAGCTATTGGTTTTTATGGCGATGATTTGCAAATAGGCCACGGCTCGTTTGGTGGCTGGGATATTTTTGGCCCCGAAAAAAAGGTAACCCGGTCGGTTGAAAACCGTCTTTACGAAATTGACAACAAAAGTGCGCTCGAATTATACAAACAATACCTGGGCAAATATGCCGAGGAGTTGCCTGGTTCGGCATTGTTATTTCCGTTATATGTTCGTCCGGAGGGGGGCATTAATTCGGTTGTACGTACCATTTTATCTATCGATAATGATGAGCAAAGCATGGTTTTTGCTGGCGATATACCACAGGGATCGTACATTAGGTTTATGAAGGCCAATTTTGATAAACTTATTGATGCGGCCAGCCATGCGGCAGGCAACACGTTAACCCAGTTTCCGGAGCATAACGAGGCAAAGCCCAAACTTGCGCTATTGATAAGTTGTGTTGGCCGCAAGCTGATTTTAGGAAAACGCATTGAAGAAGAAATTGAGGCCATAAGGGAAACTTTTGGCAAAAGCACGCTTTTAACGGGCTTTTATTCGTATGGCGAAATATCGCCTTTAAACTCAAGGGCCAAGTGCGAGCTACACAATCAAACCATGACCATTACAACCTTTAACGAAGACTAG
- a CDS encoding acyltransferase family protein, whose protein sequence is MLLPLRLLKANTQPRLSAHLNSLRYTYHGTQWIMGQSKFRPPVIANSGAVEGAGVKKNYLVIDTIRFIAMCSIVWGHCNLGCEQRVFHNIDDIFIQSVILQLGKIGTIIFFLISGFLMESKIDSYTPLSFLKLRLRSTIIPWFVVVLLFGLLNLSNDASLKTALAQHHYKEALNINFIILRTAIFYFAYWFIIVYLISAVLLIALKKHLNKAWLGLSLALITAFYCVNLHYGWVSAYHTKAFLGYAFFMWLGIIISKNYTRFIAFLENTSWGYFILAFAISFIFACREGINLSKIGCADPYASIRITNIFNSLLAFACLFKLGKINLINKLDPRKTVYGIYLLHNMVIYGITELYHSFFSNYNINPSISNLLVAEIIAFIFVLSVTYLITILLLGKRRQLVIT, encoded by the coding sequence ATGCTACTACCTCTGCGTTTATTAAAAGCTAATACCCAACCACGGTTATCAGCACATCTTAATTCATTAAGATATACCTATCATGGTACGCAATGGATTATGGGCCAAAGCAAGTTCCGTCCTCCTGTTATTGCCAACAGTGGTGCTGTTGAAGGTGCCGGGGTAAAAAAAAACTATTTGGTAATTGATACCATTAGGTTTATAGCAATGTGTTCTATCGTTTGGGGCCATTGTAACCTGGGTTGCGAACAAAGAGTTTTCCATAATATAGACGATATTTTTATCCAATCGGTTATTTTACAATTGGGTAAAATAGGTACTATTATTTTCTTCCTGATATCCGGTTTTTTAATGGAATCCAAAATTGATAGTTATACTCCGCTTAGCTTTTTAAAACTCAGGTTGCGGTCAACAATAATACCATGGTTTGTAGTTGTGCTTTTATTTGGTTTACTAAACCTTTCTAACGACGCCTCGTTAAAAACAGCATTAGCCCAACACCATTATAAAGAGGCCCTAAATATCAACTTTATTATTTTACGCACCGCTATTTTTTACTTTGCCTACTGGTTTATTATAGTGTATCTAATTTCGGCGGTATTGTTAATTGCCTTAAAAAAGCACCTTAATAAGGCATGGCTTGGCCTATCGTTAGCATTAATTACGGCATTTTATTGTGTAAATTTGCACTACGGGTGGGTATCGGCTTACCATACTAAGGCTTTTTTAGGTTATGCCTTTTTTATGTGGCTTGGCATAATAATCAGTAAAAACTATACCCGTTTTATTGCTTTTTTAGAAAACACCTCATGGGGCTATTTTATTTTGGCCTTTGCCATTTCGTTTATATTTGCCTGCCGGGAAGGGATAAACTTATCCAAAATTGGCTGCGCAGACCCATACGCCTCAATCAGGATTACTAATATTTTTAACTCACTGCTTGCTTTTGCCTGCCTATTTAAACTTGGTAAAATAAACCTGATTAACAAATTAGATCCGCGTAAAACCGTTTACGGCATATACCTATTGCACAATATGGTTATATACGGCATAACGGAGCTTTACCACAGTTTTTTTAGCAATTACAATATCAACCCCAGCATTAGCAACCTTTTAGTTGCCGAAATTATAGCCTTTATATTTGTTTTAAGCGTTACTTACTTAATAACAATTTTGCTTTTGGGGAAACGCAGGCAACTTGTAATTACTTAA
- a CDS encoding glycosyltransferase family 4 protein, which yields MKNIIAVQMLSSKSQSFGVFKQSVAALVNTGFNVKTITTASQAAQLSDLKGVDALILKNNDEFNPSPSIYAIFKTQIKLFFKIIKMAQPGDVVYINSIYSVMPGFAAKIKKAKLIWHIDNAKQQPRLFSLFLKHVINKTANQVIFASAASKDQLGLKNNQKQAIIYNTPTTEFIQQSAQLRNTNPTKKFTALMISASHAKQSINNYFELACRMPLIDFELLLTDTTENALSYMLSSARPANLNVFIEDNNRPEFYKRANIFINPSPASEHSASADVNVLEAMYFGMPVIVPTAGGLKELISTGKHGLVVDGADITTIEKALLELKTNQSLYNRVSAACLKQATLFNPALFSLQFTNLFKGERAQPYANLIQLFGNSYLNKEISVFNTNLA from the coding sequence ATGAAAAATATAATAGCTGTACAAATGTTGAGTAGTAAAAGCCAAAGCTTCGGAGTTTTTAAACAATCGGTAGCGGCGTTAGTAAATACAGGCTTTAACGTTAAAACCATAACCACGGCCTCACAAGCCGCACAGCTAAGTGATTTAAAAGGAGTTGACGCCCTCATTTTAAAAAACAATGATGAGTTTAACCCCTCACCAAGTATATACGCTATTTTTAAAACACAGATAAAATTATTTTTTAAGATTATTAAAATGGCTCAACCCGGAGATGTAGTTTACATCAACTCTATCTATTCGGTTATGCCGGGGTTTGCTGCCAAAATTAAAAAGGCGAAATTAATTTGGCACATTGATAATGCTAAACAACAGCCCCGTTTGTTTAGCTTGTTTTTAAAGCACGTTATTAATAAAACCGCCAACCAAGTTATATTTGCGTCGGCTGCATCTAAAGATCAGCTTGGTTTAAAAAACAACCAAAAACAAGCCATTATATACAACACGCCCACAACCGAGTTTATACAACAAAGTGCTCAACTACGCAATACCAATCCAACAAAAAAATTTACCGCGTTAATGATTAGTGCCTCGCATGCAAAGCAGAGCATTAATAATTATTTCGAATTAGCCTGTAGGATGCCGCTCATTGATTTTGAGTTGCTGCTAACCGATACTACCGAAAATGCATTATCGTACATGCTATCAAGCGCAAGGCCGGCTAATTTAAACGTGTTTATAGAAGATAATAACCGGCCCGAGTTTTACAAACGTGCCAATATTTTTATTAACCCTTCGCCGGCAAGCGAGCATAGTGCATCTGCCGATGTAAACGTACTTGAGGCTATGTATTTTGGCATGCCCGTAATTGTGCCAACGGCCGGCGGGTTAAAAGAACTAATTAGCACCGGTAAACACGGTTTAGTTGTTGATGGTGCAGATATAACTACAATTGAAAAAGCCTTGTTAGAGTTAAAAACCAACCAAAGCTTATATAACAGGGTATCGGCGGCATGTTTAAAACAGGCTACTTTATTTAACCCGGCACTGTTTAGCTTGCAGTTTACAAATTTATTTAAAGGCGAGCGCGCACAACCATACGCAAATTTGATACAATTGTTTGGAAACTCGTATCTTAATAAAGAGATATCAGTGTTTAATACTAACTTAGCCTAG
- a CDS encoding GNAT family N-acetyltransferase: MYHVLDNPAWNALVSGNKHLANGADVAKYFDKAVSPFAALKENNVANFQTIYNLIPQTGATLFVTPEQITIPAPWQVLQFIAGQQMVYNDVNEPEQVSLPLVPLTQKDVPQMLGLTKLTNPGPFAERTIEFGHYFGIFNGQQLVAMAGQRLHVFGYAEISAVCTHPDYLGRGYARQLLLHQIKRIKMAGDIPFLHVRDDNYRAIKVYQSLGFKTRRNIYFYVAKNA; this comes from the coding sequence ATGTACCATGTTTTAGATAACCCGGCCTGGAATGCGCTGGTATCTGGCAACAAGCACTTGGCAAATGGGGCCGACGTAGCCAAATACTTCGACAAAGCAGTATCGCCTTTTGCCGCCTTAAAAGAAAATAACGTTGCCAACTTTCAAACCATTTATAACCTGATACCGCAAACCGGGGCTACGCTTTTTGTTACACCCGAGCAAATTACAATTCCGGCCCCATGGCAAGTGTTGCAATTTATCGCGGGGCAACAAATGGTGTATAACGATGTAAACGAGCCGGAACAGGTTTCGTTACCATTAGTGCCCCTAACACAAAAGGATGTTCCACAAATGCTCGGTTTAACAAAATTAACCAACCCGGGCCCCTTTGCCGAGCGAACAATTGAGTTTGGCCATTATTTTGGCATTTTTAACGGCCAACAATTGGTTGCCATGGCAGGGCAACGCTTACACGTTTTTGGCTATGCCGAAATAAGTGCCGTTTGCACACACCCCGATTATTTGGGGCGGGGCTATGCCAGGCAATTGTTGCTTCATCAAATTAAGCGGATTAAGATGGCGGGCGATATACCGTTTTTACATGTGCGGGACGACAATTACCGCGCTATTAAAGTTTACCAAAGCTTAGGATTTAAAACCCGCCGCAACATTTATTTTTATGTGGCAAAAAATGCCTAA
- a CDS encoding ATP-binding protein — protein MEYHSILNKQIEKLLPEEYLKDEVIANFLDKVSTSYHGFERAKKISEHAFNISEKEYQELNHNLQKENEIKQKSISEIKKAISSLSPQSVPDLLNSDYDLVHIIQYLHQQVSKAKELETQLILSKEIAEKAALTKSQFLSTMSHEIRTPMNAVIGFTHLLLQLEPRPDQMEYLKLLKFSAENLLVLINDILDFSKIEAGKVEFEDADFSIRELVSNIRLALLQKANEKDIQLKLLIDDDMPGAVKGDPVRLGQILTNLISNAIKFTKIGRVTILASFNKKTATETIIDFEISDTGIGIPADKLEHIFDSFTQAAADTTRKYGGTGLGLTITKKLLELMGSEIKVKSEVGVGSTFYFSIKLKNSNVQFVNDIKSPLQIETKSLKGVKLLIAEDNQINVILAKQYMKLWDVECDVAENGEIALTLVQTNNYDMVLMDLQMPELDGYQTTVAIRNLPDEKFKNLPIIALTASAMLDIKDQAFVVGMNDYLSKPFNPDELYKKIHNYSKLNNLAASR, from the coding sequence ATGGAATATCACAGTATTTTAAACAAGCAGATAGAAAAATTACTTCCCGAAGAATATCTTAAAGACGAAGTTATAGCTAACTTTCTGGATAAGGTGAGCACCTCATACCACGGTTTTGAAAGGGCAAAAAAAATATCCGAACACGCATTTAACATCAGCGAAAAAGAATATCAGGAACTTAACCATAACCTGCAAAAAGAGAATGAGATTAAGCAAAAATCCATCTCCGAAATAAAAAAGGCAATCAGTTCGCTTTCGCCCCAATCTGTTCCCGATTTGTTAAATTCGGATTACGATCTGGTACATATTATACAATACCTGCACCAACAGGTTAGCAAGGCAAAGGAGTTAGAAACACAGCTTATTCTGTCTAAAGAAATAGCCGAAAAAGCTGCACTTACCAAATCGCAATTCTTATCAACCATGAGCCATGAGATAAGAACACCGATGAATGCAGTAATTGGCTTTACACATTTGCTGCTACAGCTTGAGCCCCGGCCCGACCAAATGGAGTACCTTAAACTTTTAAAGTTTTCGGCCGAGAACCTTTTAGTGCTTATTAATGATATTTTGGATTTTAGCAAAATAGAAGCCGGTAAAGTTGAATTTGAAGATGCCGACTTTAGCATACGCGAACTGGTAAGTAACATACGCCTGGCCCTATTGCAAAAAGCGAATGAAAAAGATATACAACTTAAGCTTTTAATTGACGACGATATGCCTGGCGCCGTTAAAGGCGACCCCGTTAGGCTGGGTCAAATATTAACCAATTTAATAAGCAATGCCATTAAGTTTACCAAAATTGGTAGAGTTACTATTTTGGCATCGTTTAATAAGAAAACGGCTACCGAAACCATTATTGATTTTGAAATATCAGATACCGGTATTGGCATTCCGGCCGATAAGCTCGAACATATTTTTGATAGTTTTACCCAGGCTGCCGCCGATACTACCCGCAAATATGGCGGTACTGGTTTAGGCCTTACCATTACCAAAAAATTGCTCGAGCTAATGGGCAGCGAAATTAAGGTAAAAAGCGAAGTGGGTGTTGGCTCTACGTTTTATTTCAGCATAAAGCTTAAAAACAGCAACGTGCAGTTTGTAAACGACATAAAAAGTCCGTTACAGATAGAAACCAAAAGTTTAAAGGGCGTTAAACTTTTAATAGCCGAAGACAACCAGATTAACGTAATATTGGCCAAACAATACATGAAACTGTGGGATGTAGAGTGCGACGTAGCCGAAAACGGTGAAATAGCGTTAACACTGGTACAAACCAACAACTATGACATGGTACTGATGGACCTGCAAATGCCCGAACTGGATGGTTACCAAACCACGGTTGCTATAAGAAACCTGCCCGATGAAAAGTTTAAAAATTTACCAATTATAGCCCTCACGGCATCGGCAATGTTGGATATTAAAGATCAGGCCTTTGTTGTTGGCATGAACGATTATTTGAGCAAGCCCTTTAACCCCGACGAGCTTTATAAAAAAATACACAATTACTCAAAACTTAATAATTTAGCTGCAAGCCGTTAA